The genomic region GGGCCACATCGGCCTCGGACTCCCGGCTGCCTATCTGGAGCATCGACTCGGAAAGTGAAACTGCATGCCCGCCAAGCTGGAACATCCCCACTTCAAAAGAGACCCGCGTCCTGTTGGAGGGCTTTTCAAAGATCATCGCCGCGGTCTTGCCTTTAAGCAGAGGCTTTAGCGGCTCTTTCTTTAGCTCTGCCGTAAGGTTATATATTTCTTCTATAAAGGAAGAAGACAGCTCATTAATTGAAAGCAGGTTCATTATAGAGGTAAATATAGCATAATAAGGGGGGTAAAATCAAAAAACCATAAGATTCTTATTGCAGTGTGTGCCCAAATCTTATGGCATTGCGAATAGGGATTTTTTGGCCGGGATCGTTAAAAGGGACTACCTGTCCATAAGAATTATCATCCGGACATTTGCCAAGTACTACAGCAAAAATGTTTTGCAGAGCCAGAAAACCCCAGCTTCTGCTGTCAAAGGAGTTTTCCCTGTTATCCCCGACCACAAAACAGTGGTCTCTCGGTATTGTTCCCATCTCGGTTTTATCCCCGGATATCCCGGCGATGCGCTTGATACTTGCTCCCAGATCCCTTGGGGACCAAAAAGCCACGATGTCTTCTGTCCACGGCAGGTCCGGATCAAGAACTCCCCCCAGATACATCTTTTCCAGGCAAACAACCCTGTCGC from Candidatus Margulisiibacteriota bacterium harbors:
- a CDS encoding S26 family signal peptidase codes for the protein MPSVRFASILDSKRGRIERHLPQCLRTPVFRFAEQLERDSVYPGEKVHLKVFQDLSPVELFVQRLAVNLFPRVFVGSIIRNSMSPALTISDRVVCLEKMYLGGVLDPDLPWTEDIVAFWSPRDLGASIKRIAGISGDKTEMGTIPRDHCFVVGDNRENSFDSRSWGFLALQNIFAVVLGKCPDDNSYGQVVPFNDPGQKIPIRNAIRFGHTLQ